A single window of Pontiella agarivorans DNA harbors:
- a CDS encoding Hpt domain-containing protein, with protein sequence MMNQQLNGKSCSTESGAVDEPLSRIEGLDFTEGLYLAAGNRELYAAILSAFLTNNSDVVERVREACAVDDIVTATRLVHSLKGAAGTIGAIRLQETSRAAERALSDGEERVAEAEIQDIERLIAPLLSQLREALV encoded by the coding sequence ATGATGAATCAGCAGTTGAATGGAAAATCCTGTAGCACGGAAAGCGGGGCCGTCGATGAACCGCTGTCCCGGATCGAGGGACTGGATTTTACCGAGGGGCTCTATCTGGCCGCCGGAAACCGTGAACTTTATGCTGCCATTCTGTCTGCATTCCTGACCAACAACAGCGATGTCGTCGAGCGCGTGCGTGAGGCCTGTGCGGTTGATGATATCGTTACGGCAACACGACTCGTTCATTCATTGAAAGGAGCGGCCGGAACGATCGGAGCCATCCGGCTTCAGGAGACATCCCGTGCCGCAGAACGGGCCTTGTCAGATGGTGAAGAGCGGGTTGCTGAAGCAGAAATTCAGGACATTGAACGGTTGATAGCTCCTTTGCTGTCTCAGCTTCGTGAAGCATTGGTCTGA